A window of Rhododendron vialii isolate Sample 1 chromosome 13a, ASM3025357v1 contains these coding sequences:
- the LOC131314862 gene encoding uncharacterized protein LOC131314862 yields the protein MKSSIAVLSLTVLIICMEAICAQGGGNHYESPPPPPHYQSPPPPAPHYQSPPPPSPHYQSPPPPHYQSPPPPSPPPPYYQSSPPPSPPPPHYQSPPPPHYQSPPPPSPPPPYYQSSPPPSPPPPHYQSPPPPHYQSPPPPPHYQSPPPSPPHYQSPPPPSPPHYQSPPPPSPPPPLSPYNHKSPPPPYNHKKSPPPPPPHHHHKHPPPPPPHHHHKHPPPPPPPPPPYNHKKSPPPPPPHHHHKHPPPPPPHHHHKHPPPPPPMTSTKTGVKLLPYLTALGQQQAICKLKGSDCYNEILVCPLQCPKRKPLHKILKGCFIDCSSKCEATCRTLKPNCNGFGALCYDPRFIGGDGVMFYFHGQKGGNFAVVSDDKLQINAHFIGSRPQGRRRDYTWVQALSVMFDTHTLVLGAKRVSHWDDDVDSLLVKWDGEEISVPTTGDAEWRVDSDERQVVVERTGDANSVRVTVTGLVQMDVKVVPIGEEDNRIHNYQIPADDAFAHLETQFKFFDLSELVEGILGKTYRPGYVSPAKKGVFMPMLGGEDKYQTLSLDSPDCKACRFQRQSEAASI from the exons ATGAAGTCATCCATTGCAGTTTTATCCCTTACTGTGCTCATCATCTGCATGGAAGCAATTTGTGCTCAAGGCGGAGGCAACCATTATGagtctccaccaccaccaccgcattATCAgtctccaccaccaccggcacCGCATTATCagtctccaccaccaccatcaccacatTATCAgtcaccaccgccaccacattATCagtctccaccaccaccatcaccaccaccgccgtaTTATCagtcatcaccaccaccatcaccaccgccaccacattATCAgtcaccaccgccaccacattATCAGtctccaccacctccatcaccaccaccgccgtaTTATCagtcatcaccaccaccatcaccaccgccaccacattATCAgtctccaccgccaccacattATCAGtctccaccaccgccgccacatTATCAGTCtccaccaccatcgccaccgCATTATCAGTCTCCACCACCGCCATCGCCACCACATTATCAgtctccaccgccaccatcgccaccaccaccgctgtCGCCATATAATCACAAGTCGCCGCCACCGCCATATAATCACAAGAAGTcgccgcctccaccaccaccacatcatcACCACAAGCAtcctccaccgccgccgccacatCATCACCACAAGCATCCTCCACCGCCGCCTCCACCTCCGCCGCCATATAATCACAAGAAGTCGccgcctccaccaccgccacatCATCACCACAAGCAtcctccaccgccgccgccacatCATCACCACAAGcatcctccaccaccgccacccatGACATCGACGAAGACCGGTGTCAAACTTCTGCCTTACTTGACAGCTCTAGGCCAACAACAAGCGATCTGCAAACTCAAGGGATCAGACTGTTACAACGAGATACTGGTGTGCCCGCTGCAATGCCCGAAGAGGAAGCCTCTGCACAAGATCCTTAAAGGATGCTTTATTGACTGTAGTAGCAAGTGTGAAGCCACTTGCAGAA CGTTGAAACCCAACTGCAACGGATTTGGTGCTCTTTGTTACGACCCTCGCTTTATTGGCGGCGATGGTGTTATGTTCTACTTCCACGGACAAAAGGGGGGAAATTTCGCCGTCGTCTCTGATGataaacttcaaatcaacgCTCACTTCATTGGCTCTAGACCACAGGGAAGGCGTCGGGACTACACATGGGTTCAAGCGCTCTCCGTCATGTTCGACACTCACACCCTTGTCCTCGGAGCAAAAAGAGTTTCTCACTGGGACGACGACGTCGACTCCCTCCTTGTGAAGTGGGACGGCGAGGAGATTTCCGTCCCCACCACTGGCGATGCCGAATGGAGGGTTGACTCGGACGAGAGGCAAGTGGTGGTTGAGAGAACTGGTGATGCTAACAGCGTAAGAGTGACGGTCACTGGGCTGGTGCAGATGGATGTCAAG GTTGTCCCTATAGGAGAAGAAGATAACCGTATCCACAACTATCAGATACCAGCTGACGATGCTTTTGCTCATCTGGAGACGCAGTTCAAGTTCTTCGATCTCTCAGAACTCGTCGAAGGAATTCTAGGGAAGACTTACAGGCCTGGTTATGTTAGCCCAGCCAAGAAGGGGGTGTTCATGCCTATGTTGGGTGGGGAAGACAAGtaccaaactctctctcttgattCCCCTGATTGCAAGGCTTGCAGGTTCCAGAGACAATCTGAAGCTGCGTCAATCTAA